The proteins below come from a single Lineus longissimus chromosome 5, tnLinLong1.2, whole genome shotgun sequence genomic window:
- the LOC135488175 gene encoding zinc finger-containing ubiquitin peptidase 1-like isoform X3 — translation MAEGGEQLFTCDICGQEGLTDDDMKSHVLIEHVEGAISCPFCDLEGTTAEEMTWHINAEHLDILSPTKSLPPSDFPPSDFPLITTEIIIEKDMGIKPEERENSDSSLSSASASTPKSKDSLDSDCASMASTPKSKDSLDSECTSIASTPKSKDSLDSDCTSVASTPKNKESNFNCTGMGVIPKSKGTSNLNFAISKNGEKSTNSKALHEKESSDSSIASQLSDTKMDIETKMEISSDTSESPSEQKYDYDAMQMIRMSEEDQFKKRAKLHLDMSTASPRKNRKVTFNDTVRSSYTEKMQSGKDIQVVRIDDDPGESSSGSGSSSNCVNNNKDVIKFSCPLCEWNTLSPGEITRHVNVQHLDLLSPSPRGMSPGVLIERDSENNVINNDSGNGNSIVPECPICGIGLDSAVALELHVNTTHLDILSPDSAHGNNPTLQVGTPDMLRHCPICGMEDFEPYSLAQHVEGHFSAEQTPVTDVSDNMLAQELERRERQAEQFKEQEEFKKLQSDTANGDSSAMYGMDNKTDFIKQSEKGMERAVYNGQMSIGDFYSRKGDLQQANAIGVDDGHSCTKGIIPKLQEFYNNNVNNNPIVNWWMCSEVDHYASTYGDKGWGCGYRNLQMLLSCLATNTTYKQVLFNGRPMIPSIPKIQRLIEAAWEKSFDLQGCEQLGGKVVNTNKWIGATEVVATLSSLRIQCALVDFHAPSGTDGTHPRMFEWVHDYFKKKDDFKAPLYLQHHGHSRTIIGCEDLKDGSVRLLIYDPIYTRKQMQLFKGTINTNLMRTIRRTVNSMKAKQYQIVAVTGVLSDHEYEESKILKSERIP, via the exons ATGGCCGAGGGCGGCGAACAACTCTTCACCTGTGATATCTGCGGGCAGGAGGGTCTGACAGACGACGACATGAAGTCACACGTTCTGATCGAGCACGTAGAGGGCGCTATAAGCTGTCCATTCTGCGACCTGGAGGGGACGACTGCCGAAGAAATGACCTGGCACATCAATGCGGAACATTTAGATATTCTAAGTCCAACAAAAAGTCTCCCTCCGTCAGACTTCCCTCCGTCGGACTTCCCTCTGATTACCACTGAGATTATTATCGAGAAGGATATGGGAATTAAACCAGAGGAACGGGAAAATTCGGATTCTAGTCTTAGCTCTGCTAGCGCTAGTACGCCAAAAAGTAAGGACAGTCTCGACTCGGATTGTGCGAGTATGGCTAGTACGCCAAAAAGTAAGGACAGTCTCGATTCAGAATGTACCAGTATAGCTAGTACTCCGAAGAGTAAAGACAGTTTAGACTCGGACTGTACTAGTGTGGCCAGCACACCGAAGAATAAAGAATCTAACTTTAACTGTACTGGTATGGGGGTCATACCAAAAAGTAAAGGAACTTCAAATTTAAATTTTGCAATAtctaaaaatggtgaaaaatcaACTAACTCCAAGGCATTGCATGAAAAGGAGAGTTCAGACTCTAGTATCGCCAGTCAACTTTCGGATACGAAAATGGATATTGAAACAAAGATGGAAATATCATCTGATACTTCAGAGTCCCCTAGTGAGCAAAAATATGACTATGACGCTATGCAAATGATACGCATGAGTGAAGAGGACcagtttaagaaacgtgccaagtTGCATTTGGACATGTCAACTGCTAGCCCGCGGAAGAACCGAAAGGTTACTTTCAATGATACTGTAAGGTCTTCCTACACGGAGAAGATGCAGAGCGGCAAGGATATTCAGGTAGTACGAATCGATGACGATCCCGGGGAAAGTAGTTCCGGATCTGGGTCCTCGTCAAACTGTGTCAATAACAACAAAGATGTTATCAAGTTTTCCTGTCCATTATGTGAGTGGAATACGTTATCTCCAGGTGAGATAACACGTCACGTCAACGTCCAACATTTGGACTTGTTAAGTCCATCTCCGCGTGGTATGAGTCCCGGTGTCCTTATTGAGCGCGATTCTGAAAATAACGTTATAAACAATGACTCTGGTAACGGGAACTCTATTGTGCCTGAATGTCCTATTTGCGGTATAGGCTTGGACTCGGCCGTAGCGTTAGAACTGCACGTCAACACCACCCATTTGGATATCCTCAGCCCCGATAGCGCTCATGGTAACAATCCTACCCTGCAGGTGGGGACACCAGACATGTTACGCCACTGTCCGATATGCGGAATGGAGGATTTTGAACCATACAGTCTCGCACAGCACGTTGAGGGGCATTTCTCAGCTGAACAGACTCCAG TGACTGATGTCTCTGACAACATGCTGGCCCAGGAGTTGGAAAGGAGGGAGAGGCAGGCTGAGCAGTTCAAGGAACAGGAAGAATTCAAAAAGTTACAG TCTGACACCGCAAATGGCGATAGCTCG GCCATGTATGGCATGGACAACAAGACTGACTTCATCAAGCAGAGCGAGAAAGGCATGGAGCGGGCCGTCTACAATGGTCAGATGTCTATCGGTGACTTCTACTCGAGGAAGGGAGATCTACAGCAGGCTAACGCTATCGGTGTTGACGATGGACACTCTTGTACTAAAG GCATCATTCCAAAACTTCAAGAGTTctataacaacaacgtcaacaacAACCCGATAGTTAACTGGTGGATGTGCTCCGAAGTTGACCACTATGCATCGACTTACGGTGACAAGGGATGGGGTTGTGGCTACAGGAATCTACAGATGTTGCTGTCATGTTTGGCGACGAATACAACTTATAAACAAGTGCTCTTCAATG GCCGGCCGATGATCCCCTCCATTCCAAAGATCCAGCGTCTGATTGAGGCAGCATGGGAGAAAAGCTTTGACCTTCAGGGCTGTGAGCAGCTTGGCGGCAAGGTCGTTAACACAAATAAATGGATTGGGGCAACGGAGGTGGTGGCAACTCTCTCATCACTTAGGATTCA ATGCGCCCTTGTGGACTTCCATGCCCCATCAGGGACTGACGGCACCCATCCCCGCATGTTCGAGTGGGTCCATGACTACTTCAAGAAGAAGGACGATTTCAAGGCCCCACTCTACCTTCAGCATCATG GTCACAGCCGTACGATCATTGGCTGTGAGGACTTGAAGGATGGGTCAGTGCGGCTTCTCATCTACGATCCAATCTATACTCGCAAACAAATGCAACTATTTAAAGGGACCATTAACACGAATCTAATGCGGACTATCCGTCGGACGGTGAATAGTATGAAGGCGAAGCAGTACCAAATCGTGGCCGTGACCGGGGTTCTCAGTGACCACGAATACGAG GAGAGTAAAATATTAAAGTCAGAACGGATACCTTGA
- the LOC135488175 gene encoding zinc finger-containing ubiquitin peptidase 1-like isoform X2: MGTNYCKLGHHHSKRKAVKAPPPSTPPIKPKMAEGGEQLFTCDICGQEGLTDDDMKSHVLIEHVEGAISCPFCDLEGTTAEEMTWHINAEHLDILSPTKSLPPSDFPPSDFPLITTEIIIEKDMGIKPEERENSDSSLSSASASTPKSKDSLDSDCASMASTPKSKDSLDSECTSIASTPKSKDSLDSDCTSVASTPKNKESNFNCTGMGVIPKSKGTSNLNFAISKNGEKSTNSKALHEKESSDSSIASQLSDTKMDIETKMEISSDTSESPSEQKYDYDAMQMIRMSEEDQFKKRAKLHLDMSTASPRKNRKVTFNDTVRSSYTEKMQSGKDIQVVRIDDDPGESSSGSGSSSNCVNNNKDVIKFSCPLCEWNTLSPGEITRHVNVQHLDLLSPSPRGMSPGVLIERDSENNVINNDSGNGNSIVPECPICGIGLDSAVALELHVNTTHLDILSPDSAHGNNPTLQVGTPDMLRHCPICGMEDFEPYSLAQHVEGHFSAEQTPVTDVSDNMLAQELERRERQAEQFKEQEEFKKLQAMYGMDNKTDFIKQSEKGMERAVYNGQMSIGDFYSRKGDLQQANAIGVDDGHSCTKGIIPKLQEFYNNNVNNNPIVNWWMCSEVDHYASTYGDKGWGCGYRNLQMLLSCLATNTTYKQVLFNGRPMIPSIPKIQRLIEAAWEKSFDLQGCEQLGGKVVNTNKWIGATEVVATLSSLRIQCALVDFHAPSGTDGTHPRMFEWVHDYFKKKDDFKAPLYLQHHGHSRTIIGCEDLKDGSVRLLIYDPIYTRKQMQLFKGTINTNLMRTIRRTVNSMKAKQYQIVAVTGVLSDHEYEESKILKSERIP; this comes from the exons GCCCCACCTCCGTCAACACCGCCAATCAAACCCAAGATGGCCGAGGGCGGCGAACAACTCTTCACCTGTGATATCTGCGGGCAGGAGGGTCTGACAGACGACGACATGAAGTCACACGTTCTGATCGAGCACGTAGAGGGCGCTATAAGCTGTCCATTCTGCGACCTGGAGGGGACGACTGCCGAAGAAATGACCTGGCACATCAATGCGGAACATTTAGATATTCTAAGTCCAACAAAAAGTCTCCCTCCGTCAGACTTCCCTCCGTCGGACTTCCCTCTGATTACCACTGAGATTATTATCGAGAAGGATATGGGAATTAAACCAGAGGAACGGGAAAATTCGGATTCTAGTCTTAGCTCTGCTAGCGCTAGTACGCCAAAAAGTAAGGACAGTCTCGACTCGGATTGTGCGAGTATGGCTAGTACGCCAAAAAGTAAGGACAGTCTCGATTCAGAATGTACCAGTATAGCTAGTACTCCGAAGAGTAAAGACAGTTTAGACTCGGACTGTACTAGTGTGGCCAGCACACCGAAGAATAAAGAATCTAACTTTAACTGTACTGGTATGGGGGTCATACCAAAAAGTAAAGGAACTTCAAATTTAAATTTTGCAATAtctaaaaatggtgaaaaatcaACTAACTCCAAGGCATTGCATGAAAAGGAGAGTTCAGACTCTAGTATCGCCAGTCAACTTTCGGATACGAAAATGGATATTGAAACAAAGATGGAAATATCATCTGATACTTCAGAGTCCCCTAGTGAGCAAAAATATGACTATGACGCTATGCAAATGATACGCATGAGTGAAGAGGACcagtttaagaaacgtgccaagtTGCATTTGGACATGTCAACTGCTAGCCCGCGGAAGAACCGAAAGGTTACTTTCAATGATACTGTAAGGTCTTCCTACACGGAGAAGATGCAGAGCGGCAAGGATATTCAGGTAGTACGAATCGATGACGATCCCGGGGAAAGTAGTTCCGGATCTGGGTCCTCGTCAAACTGTGTCAATAACAACAAAGATGTTATCAAGTTTTCCTGTCCATTATGTGAGTGGAATACGTTATCTCCAGGTGAGATAACACGTCACGTCAACGTCCAACATTTGGACTTGTTAAGTCCATCTCCGCGTGGTATGAGTCCCGGTGTCCTTATTGAGCGCGATTCTGAAAATAACGTTATAAACAATGACTCTGGTAACGGGAACTCTATTGTGCCTGAATGTCCTATTTGCGGTATAGGCTTGGACTCGGCCGTAGCGTTAGAACTGCACGTCAACACCACCCATTTGGATATCCTCAGCCCCGATAGCGCTCATGGTAACAATCCTACCCTGCAGGTGGGGACACCAGACATGTTACGCCACTGTCCGATATGCGGAATGGAGGATTTTGAACCATACAGTCTCGCACAGCACGTTGAGGGGCATTTCTCAGCTGAACAGACTCCAG TGACTGATGTCTCTGACAACATGCTGGCCCAGGAGTTGGAAAGGAGGGAGAGGCAGGCTGAGCAGTTCAAGGAACAGGAAGAATTCAAAAAGTTACAG GCCATGTATGGCATGGACAACAAGACTGACTTCATCAAGCAGAGCGAGAAAGGCATGGAGCGGGCCGTCTACAATGGTCAGATGTCTATCGGTGACTTCTACTCGAGGAAGGGAGATCTACAGCAGGCTAACGCTATCGGTGTTGACGATGGACACTCTTGTACTAAAG GCATCATTCCAAAACTTCAAGAGTTctataacaacaacgtcaacaacAACCCGATAGTTAACTGGTGGATGTGCTCCGAAGTTGACCACTATGCATCGACTTACGGTGACAAGGGATGGGGTTGTGGCTACAGGAATCTACAGATGTTGCTGTCATGTTTGGCGACGAATACAACTTATAAACAAGTGCTCTTCAATG GCCGGCCGATGATCCCCTCCATTCCAAAGATCCAGCGTCTGATTGAGGCAGCATGGGAGAAAAGCTTTGACCTTCAGGGCTGTGAGCAGCTTGGCGGCAAGGTCGTTAACACAAATAAATGGATTGGGGCAACGGAGGTGGTGGCAACTCTCTCATCACTTAGGATTCA ATGCGCCCTTGTGGACTTCCATGCCCCATCAGGGACTGACGGCACCCATCCCCGCATGTTCGAGTGGGTCCATGACTACTTCAAGAAGAAGGACGATTTCAAGGCCCCACTCTACCTTCAGCATCATG GTCACAGCCGTACGATCATTGGCTGTGAGGACTTGAAGGATGGGTCAGTGCGGCTTCTCATCTACGATCCAATCTATACTCGCAAACAAATGCAACTATTTAAAGGGACCATTAACACGAATCTAATGCGGACTATCCGTCGGACGGTGAATAGTATGAAGGCGAAGCAGTACCAAATCGTGGCCGTGACCGGGGTTCTCAGTGACCACGAATACGAG GAGAGTAAAATATTAAAGTCAGAACGGATACCTTGA
- the LOC135488175 gene encoding zinc finger-containing ubiquitin peptidase 1-like isoform X1 codes for MGTNYCKLGHHHSKRKAVKAPPPSTPPIKPKMAEGGEQLFTCDICGQEGLTDDDMKSHVLIEHVEGAISCPFCDLEGTTAEEMTWHINAEHLDILSPTKSLPPSDFPPSDFPLITTEIIIEKDMGIKPEERENSDSSLSSASASTPKSKDSLDSDCASMASTPKSKDSLDSECTSIASTPKSKDSLDSDCTSVASTPKNKESNFNCTGMGVIPKSKGTSNLNFAISKNGEKSTNSKALHEKESSDSSIASQLSDTKMDIETKMEISSDTSESPSEQKYDYDAMQMIRMSEEDQFKKRAKLHLDMSTASPRKNRKVTFNDTVRSSYTEKMQSGKDIQVVRIDDDPGESSSGSGSSSNCVNNNKDVIKFSCPLCEWNTLSPGEITRHVNVQHLDLLSPSPRGMSPGVLIERDSENNVINNDSGNGNSIVPECPICGIGLDSAVALELHVNTTHLDILSPDSAHGNNPTLQVGTPDMLRHCPICGMEDFEPYSLAQHVEGHFSAEQTPVTDVSDNMLAQELERRERQAEQFKEQEEFKKLQSDTANGDSSAMYGMDNKTDFIKQSEKGMERAVYNGQMSIGDFYSRKGDLQQANAIGVDDGHSCTKGIIPKLQEFYNNNVNNNPIVNWWMCSEVDHYASTYGDKGWGCGYRNLQMLLSCLATNTTYKQVLFNGRPMIPSIPKIQRLIEAAWEKSFDLQGCEQLGGKVVNTNKWIGATEVVATLSSLRIQCALVDFHAPSGTDGTHPRMFEWVHDYFKKKDDFKAPLYLQHHGHSRTIIGCEDLKDGSVRLLIYDPIYTRKQMQLFKGTINTNLMRTIRRTVNSMKAKQYQIVAVTGVLSDHEYEESKILKSERIP; via the exons GCCCCACCTCCGTCAACACCGCCAATCAAACCCAAGATGGCCGAGGGCGGCGAACAACTCTTCACCTGTGATATCTGCGGGCAGGAGGGTCTGACAGACGACGACATGAAGTCACACGTTCTGATCGAGCACGTAGAGGGCGCTATAAGCTGTCCATTCTGCGACCTGGAGGGGACGACTGCCGAAGAAATGACCTGGCACATCAATGCGGAACATTTAGATATTCTAAGTCCAACAAAAAGTCTCCCTCCGTCAGACTTCCCTCCGTCGGACTTCCCTCTGATTACCACTGAGATTATTATCGAGAAGGATATGGGAATTAAACCAGAGGAACGGGAAAATTCGGATTCTAGTCTTAGCTCTGCTAGCGCTAGTACGCCAAAAAGTAAGGACAGTCTCGACTCGGATTGTGCGAGTATGGCTAGTACGCCAAAAAGTAAGGACAGTCTCGATTCAGAATGTACCAGTATAGCTAGTACTCCGAAGAGTAAAGACAGTTTAGACTCGGACTGTACTAGTGTGGCCAGCACACCGAAGAATAAAGAATCTAACTTTAACTGTACTGGTATGGGGGTCATACCAAAAAGTAAAGGAACTTCAAATTTAAATTTTGCAATAtctaaaaatggtgaaaaatcaACTAACTCCAAGGCATTGCATGAAAAGGAGAGTTCAGACTCTAGTATCGCCAGTCAACTTTCGGATACGAAAATGGATATTGAAACAAAGATGGAAATATCATCTGATACTTCAGAGTCCCCTAGTGAGCAAAAATATGACTATGACGCTATGCAAATGATACGCATGAGTGAAGAGGACcagtttaagaaacgtgccaagtTGCATTTGGACATGTCAACTGCTAGCCCGCGGAAGAACCGAAAGGTTACTTTCAATGATACTGTAAGGTCTTCCTACACGGAGAAGATGCAGAGCGGCAAGGATATTCAGGTAGTACGAATCGATGACGATCCCGGGGAAAGTAGTTCCGGATCTGGGTCCTCGTCAAACTGTGTCAATAACAACAAAGATGTTATCAAGTTTTCCTGTCCATTATGTGAGTGGAATACGTTATCTCCAGGTGAGATAACACGTCACGTCAACGTCCAACATTTGGACTTGTTAAGTCCATCTCCGCGTGGTATGAGTCCCGGTGTCCTTATTGAGCGCGATTCTGAAAATAACGTTATAAACAATGACTCTGGTAACGGGAACTCTATTGTGCCTGAATGTCCTATTTGCGGTATAGGCTTGGACTCGGCCGTAGCGTTAGAACTGCACGTCAACACCACCCATTTGGATATCCTCAGCCCCGATAGCGCTCATGGTAACAATCCTACCCTGCAGGTGGGGACACCAGACATGTTACGCCACTGTCCGATATGCGGAATGGAGGATTTTGAACCATACAGTCTCGCACAGCACGTTGAGGGGCATTTCTCAGCTGAACAGACTCCAG TGACTGATGTCTCTGACAACATGCTGGCCCAGGAGTTGGAAAGGAGGGAGAGGCAGGCTGAGCAGTTCAAGGAACAGGAAGAATTCAAAAAGTTACAG TCTGACACCGCAAATGGCGATAGCTCG GCCATGTATGGCATGGACAACAAGACTGACTTCATCAAGCAGAGCGAGAAAGGCATGGAGCGGGCCGTCTACAATGGTCAGATGTCTATCGGTGACTTCTACTCGAGGAAGGGAGATCTACAGCAGGCTAACGCTATCGGTGTTGACGATGGACACTCTTGTACTAAAG GCATCATTCCAAAACTTCAAGAGTTctataacaacaacgtcaacaacAACCCGATAGTTAACTGGTGGATGTGCTCCGAAGTTGACCACTATGCATCGACTTACGGTGACAAGGGATGGGGTTGTGGCTACAGGAATCTACAGATGTTGCTGTCATGTTTGGCGACGAATACAACTTATAAACAAGTGCTCTTCAATG GCCGGCCGATGATCCCCTCCATTCCAAAGATCCAGCGTCTGATTGAGGCAGCATGGGAGAAAAGCTTTGACCTTCAGGGCTGTGAGCAGCTTGGCGGCAAGGTCGTTAACACAAATAAATGGATTGGGGCAACGGAGGTGGTGGCAACTCTCTCATCACTTAGGATTCA ATGCGCCCTTGTGGACTTCCATGCCCCATCAGGGACTGACGGCACCCATCCCCGCATGTTCGAGTGGGTCCATGACTACTTCAAGAAGAAGGACGATTTCAAGGCCCCACTCTACCTTCAGCATCATG GTCACAGCCGTACGATCATTGGCTGTGAGGACTTGAAGGATGGGTCAGTGCGGCTTCTCATCTACGATCCAATCTATACTCGCAAACAAATGCAACTATTTAAAGGGACCATTAACACGAATCTAATGCGGACTATCCGTCGGACGGTGAATAGTATGAAGGCGAAGCAGTACCAAATCGTGGCCGTGACCGGGGTTCTCAGTGACCACGAATACGAG GAGAGTAAAATATTAAAGTCAGAACGGATACCTTGA
- the LOC135488174 gene encoding uncharacterized protein LOC135488174, whose amino-acid sequence MEKFTLVNGSTDLKNVSKDSVSDSASSGNDDENCRSPSTMKSTQGVKLWLAVMLIIGEMAGTGVLSLPRAVVNCGGPLGIVLLLFLGGVAAYTGITLGWCWQILEERFEEYRTHHVQDPYNAIGYRAAGNAGRYIVSVCNGVANFSAGIVLLLLSSEMVHGLLVDLLPDMSMCLWMVVIAILLIPMSWIGTPKDMWFIAVGATLSTALACVLVLSNILLLIPKTSRIVKRSDVELKPFLSAFGIITFAFCGHMVFPTIQHDMVDGKKFSWAIILGFSGMLTMFVPVALAAYTVLGDAVSDNVLTVVQRLDHDGSEAGITTAVQVLLTCHLVLGFHIILNPLHQELEKLFKVKNEFCFRRVLVRSCLVVLVLFLCETIPKFGPIMSFIGGSFINMIVFLLPPVFYELLCRGDERFPKIAVPLHIRVIHVEILLIGVLAGGASCYSAVNEIFAPGSFVMPCYINVTIGQIK is encoded by the exons ATGGAAAAGTTCACTTTGGTAAATGGGTCAACAGATCTTAAGAATGTCAGCAAAGACTCGGTGTCTGATTCTGCCTCTAGCGGGAACGATGACGAGAATTGTAGATCACCGTCCACCATGAAGTCGACACAGGGTGTGAAGTTATGGCTTGCTGTGATGCTCATAATTGGAGAGATGGCGGGAACTGGTGTGCTGTCACTGCCAAGGGCTGTGGTTAATTGTG GAGGACCACTGGGCATAGTTCTCCTGCTGTTCCTAGGAGGCGTTGCAGCCTACACCGGGATTACGCTTGGATGGTGCTGGCAGATTCTGGAGGAGAGGTTTGAGGAGTACCGCACGCATCATGTTCAAGATCCGTACAACGCCATTGGTTATAGGGCAGCGGGAAACGCTGGGAG GTACATAGTATCTGTCTGTAATGGCGTCGCAAACTTTAGCGCTGGTATCGTGCTGCTCTTGCTCTCATCGGAGATGGTGCATGGCCTTCTGGTTGATCTCCTGCCCGACATGTCCATGTGCCTGTGGATGGTCGTGATCGCCATCCTGTTGATACCGATGTCGTGGATAGGGACGCCTAAGGATATGTG GTTTATTGCAGTTGGTGCTACCCTTTCAACAGCCCTTGCCTGTGTACTTGTTTTATCAAACATTCTGCTGTTGATTCCAAAAACATCAAGAATCGTCAAACGCAGTGATGTGGAGCTCAAGCCGTTTCTGTCTGCGTTTGGAATCATTACATTCGCATTTTGTGGTCACATGGTGTTTCCAACTATCCAACATGACATGGTCGATGGGAAAAAATTCTCTTGGGCAATAATACTCGGATTCAGTG GCATGCTAACCATGTTTGTACCAGTGGCACTAGCCGCTTATACTGTACTTGGAGATGCGGTCAGCGACAATGTGCTGACGGTAGTCCAAAGATTGGATCACGATGGATCCGAGGCTGGAATAACCACTGCTGTTCAGGTACTCCTCACCTGTCATCTCGTTCTTGGATTCCATATCATCTTGAACCCGCTGCATCAGGAACTCGAGAAACTCTTCAAGGTTAAGAATG AGTTTTGTTTTCGCCGAGTGTTAGTCAGAAGTTGCCTGGTTGTGCTGGTACTGTTTCTCTGCGAGACAATCCCAAAGTTTGGCCCGATCATGTCCTTTATTGGTGGCTCTTTCATCAACATGATTGTCTTCCTGCTCCCGCCAGTTTTCTATGAACTTCTGTGCAGAGGTGATGAACGATTCCCTAAAAT CGCTGTTCCACTTCACATCCGTGTCATCCATGTGGAGATTCTACTGATTGGTGTCCTCGCAGGCGGAGCATCCTGTTACTCCGCCGTCAATGAGATATTCGCGCCGGGGAGTTTCGTTATGCCTTGCTACATCAACGTGACCATCGGACAAATCAAATGA